The following are encoded together in the Brassica napus cultivar Da-Ae chromosome A9, Da-Ae, whole genome shotgun sequence genome:
- the LOC106436049 gene encoding probable RNA-dependent RNA polymerase 5 isoform X4, giving the protein MVTSSSYLICSNQASLHSEIALSSSVETVLKRIYGKHNHPPIKAETRRRLSSIPNEMALETLSKVFNVDYVKGTLDGFIKYLLDQTVSSVYGSPLQCSGESPVLSPRTPGKKCCRKAIVGAEMSLLDYEVPSPKSMKLEVNGGSSLHIPPQLLALSELEFRKAFLLLSYIPGKHLGQVNITAEEIRQWKDLSMVAYEAAVWDRLGRHSCPSTDRRVSLQWDSGNTHYYQCHVSPDGSYRFKGPLMENTGTHLHNVLGDENVLTVKFADVPGEATYCNDIYSTYKEIAKKGIMLGLRRYQFFVFKDGGKEEKKKDFSGKGVKCYFIRTDSTSSNDMGKPYIFSGKSIHEARMHFMHVHTLPTLAKYMARFSLILSKTRKLEVDTSRIAFQQIDDIHCHDQNNNDVLDKNQKPCIHSDGTGYISEDLARMCPTDIFKGKHVRSDNMQANTYGKEPPMLIQFRMFHYGYAVKGTFLLNKKLPPRTVQVRPSMVKVSEDPALYNFSTFNSLEVVTTSNPPRRTKLSRNLVALLSYGGVPDEFFLDILRSTLEESKTVFDNKRAAVRAARNYGDMDEYNALQMIMSGIPLDEPHLKDHLSILLNTEKNDLKAGKLLVTESYYLMGTVDPTGKLKQNEVCVILESGQISGDVLVYRNPGLHFGDIHVLKATYVKALEEYVGNSKYGVFFPQKGPRSLGDEIAGGDFDGDMYFISRNPKLLEHYKPSEPWVSSSPPSKIYTGRKPSELSPEMLEEELFRLFLKARFHSSNVIGAAADSWLRIMDQFLTLGDDRVKETAERKSKMVKTMLKAIDIYYDALDAPKNGAKVDLPLDLKFDSFPHYMERKNKKIFKSTSILGLIYDTVVSQNEEEPPPCEIKKLQCFEDELVPEFYMEKCSRWYQEYKTEMSQAMDENNKKESASEVILKYKQEFYGAAGFEESKKSLEELYLQALALYNIVYDYAIIKNKVRSCGFVWKVAGPVLCKLYLKKAEEKSIPCSVSVLKELWG; this is encoded by the exons atggttACTAGTTCTTCCTATCTCATCTGCTCCAACCAAGCTTCTCTGCACTCAGAGATCGCTCTTTCGAGCAGCGTCGAAACCGTTCTGAAGAGAATCTACGGGAAACACAATCACCCTCCGATAAAAGCCGAGACAAGACGGAGACTCTCTTCGATCCCCAATGAAATGGCTTTGGAAACGCTCAGTAAAGTTTTTAATGTGGACTATGTTAAAGGAACCCTTGATGGGTTCATCAAATATCTTCTTGACCAGACCGTTTCTTCTGTTTATGGCTCTCCGCTTCAGTGCTCAGGAGAGTCTCCGGTTCTGTCTCCTAGAACCCCTGGCAAAAAGTGTTGCAGAAAAGCCATTGTCGGAGCAGAGATGTCTCTTCTTGATTATGAAGTTCCTTCTCCCAAGTCTATGAAACTAGAAGTTAATGGAGGTTCTTCTCTACACATTCCTCCTCAGCTCTTAGCTTTGAGTGAGCTTGAGTTTAGGAAGGCCTTTCTGTTGCTTAGTTATATTCCAGG gAAACATCTGGGCCAGGTTAATATAACTGCTGAGGAGATCAGACAATGGAAGGATTTGTCTATGGTTGCATATGAAGCAGCGGTTTGGGACCGTTTGGGCCGGCATTCTTGTCCATCAACAGACCGTAGAGtg TCGCTTCAGTGGGATAGCGGGAACACGCATTATTACCAATGCCATGTTTCTCCCGACGGTAGTTACAGATTCAAG GGTCCTCTTATGGAGAACACTGGAACCCACCTGCACAATGTTTTGGGTGATGAGAATGTTCTTACCGTCAAATTCGCTGACGTGCCAGGAGAGGCAACCTATTGTAACGACATATACTCTACCTACAAAGAGATTGCCAAGAAGGGTATCATGCTTGGTTTACGCCGTTATCAGTTTTTTG ttttcaaagatggaggaaaagaagagaagaagaaagatttttCAGGAAAGGGAGTGAAGTGTTACTTTATACGCACGGACTCTACATCTTCTAATGACATGGGAAAACCCTATATCTTCTCTGGGAAGTCCATTCATGAAGCACGTATGCATTTTATGCATGTGCATACATTGCCAACTTTGGCCAAATATATGGCGAG GTTTTCTTTAATCCTGTCAAAGACTAGGAAACTTGAAGTTGACACAAGTAGGATTGCCTTTCAGCAAATTGATGATATACACTGCCAT GATCAAAACAATAATGATGTTCTTGATAAGAACCAGAAACCTTGTATACATTCAGATGGAACTGGCTACATCTCTGAGGACCTTGCTCGGATGTGTCCTACTGATATTTTTAAAGGGAAACATGTCAGAAGCGACAATATGCAG GCAAATACTTATGGCAAAGAGCCG CCTATGCTGATACAGTTTCGGATGTTTCATTATGGATATGCTGTTAAGGGGACTTTCCTCTTGAATAAGAAA CTTCCTCCTCGAACAGTCCAGGTTCGACCTTCTATGGTCAAGGTGTCTGAAGATCCAGCCTTGTATAATTTTAGCACTTTTAACTCTCTGGAAGTTGTTACTACAAG TAATCCACCAAGAAGAACGAAACTATCAAGAAACTTGGTTGCGCTACTGAGCTATGGAGGTGTCCCTGATGAATTCTTTTTGGATATCTTGCGCAGCACGCTAGAAGAATCCAAAACCGTATTTGATAACAAACGTGCTGCCGTTAGAG CTGCTCGTAATTATGGGGATATGGACGAGTATAATGCTTTGCAAATGATCATGTCTGGTATACCACTTGATGAACCACACTTGAAGGATCATCTTTCTATTCTTCTAAACACAGAGAAGAATGATCTCAAAGCAGGAAAGCTTCTTGTTACTGAATCATATTATCTCATGGGCACTGTTGATCCCACCGGAAAGCTCAAGCAAAATGAAGTCTGCGTCATCCT GGAGTCAGGTCAGATTTCAGGGGATGTACTAGTTTACAGGAACCCTGGACTGCATTTTGGAGACATACATGTACTGAAGGCTACATATGTTAAGGCCTTGGAAGAGTATGTTGGAAACTCCAAGTATGGTGTGTTCTTCCCTCAGAAAGGTCCAAGATCTTTGGGGGATGAGATTGCCGGTGGTGACTTTGATGGTGATATGTATTTCATATCCAGAAATCCCAAG CTACTAGAACACTACAAACCAAGTGAACCATGGGTGAGCTCTTCTCCTCCTAGTAAAATCTATACTGGTAGAAAGCCAAGTGAACTCTCACCAGAAATGTTGGAAGAAGAACTTTTCAGATTGTTTTTGAAGGCAAGATTTCATTCCAG CAACGTTATAGGGGCAGCTGCAGATAGCTGGCTAAGGATAATGGACCAATTCCTCACGTTAGGAGATGATAGAGTTAAGGAAACAGCTGAAAGGAAAAGCAAAATGGTGAAGACTATGCTAAAGGCTATTGATATATACTATGATGCTCTTGATGCACCAAAAAACGGGGCTAAGGTCGATCTCCCGTTAGACTTGAAGTTCGACAGTTTTCCACATTACATGGAGcgtaaaaacaagaaaatcttTAAGTCCACTTCTATCCTTGGATTAATCTATGACACTGTGGTATCTCAGAATGAAGAGGAACCCCCTCCATGTG AAATCAAGAAACTccagtgttttgaagatgagcTGGTCCCTGAGTTTTACATGGAGAAATGTAGTCGCTGGTACCAGGAATACAAAACTGAAATGAGCCAGGCGATGGATGAGAATAATAAGAAGGAATCAGCTAGTGAGGTCATCCTGAAATACAAGCAG GAGTTCTATGGTGCGGCAGGGTTTGAAGAAAGCAAGAAAAGCCTTGAAGAGCTCTACCTACAAGCATTGGCACTGTACAACATCGTCTACGATTATGCCATTATAAAGAACAAAGTTCGTTCTTGCGGGTTTGTCTGGAAGGTAGCAGGACCGGTCTTGTGCAAATTGTACCTTAAGAAAGCGGAGGAGAAGTCAATCCCTTGTTCAGTTTCTGTGCTCAAAGAGCTTTGGGGTTGA
- the LOC106436049 gene encoding probable RNA-dependent RNA polymerase 5 isoform X1 gives MVTSSSYLICSNQASLHSEIALSSSVETVLKRIYGKHNHPPIKAETRRRLSSIPNEMALETLSKVFNVDYVKGTLDGFIKYLLDQTVSSVYGSPLQCSGESPVLSPRTPGKKCCRKAIVGAEMSLLDYEVPSPKSMKLEVNGGSSLHIPPQLLALSELEFRKAFLLLSYIPGYVCLGCKFFRQCLISFSLLLSHLFDVLFIYYRKHLGQVNITAEEIRQWKDLSMVAYEAAVWDRLGRHSCPSTDRRVSLQWDSGNTHYYQCHVSPDGSYRFKGPLMENTGTHLHNVLGDENVLTVKFADVPGEATYCNDIYSTYKEIAKKGIMLGLRRYQFFVFKDGGKEEKKKDFSGKGVKCYFIRTDSTSSNDMGKPYIFSGKSIHEARMHFMHVHTLPTLAKYMARFSLILSKTRKLEVDTSRIAFQQIDDIHCHDQNNNDVLDKNQKPCIHSDGTGYISEDLARMCPTDIFKGKHVRSDNMQANTYGKEPPMLIQFRMFHYGYAVKGTFLLNKKLPPRTVQVRPSMVKVSEDPALYNFSTFNSLEVVTTSNPPRRTKLSRNLVALLSYGGVPDEFFLDILRSTLEESKTVFDNKRAAVRAARNYGDMDEYNALQMIMSGIPLDEPHLKDHLSILLNTEKNDLKAGKLLVTESYYLMGTVDPTGKLKQNEVCVILESGQISGDVLVYRNPGLHFGDIHVLKATYVKALEEYVGNSKYGVFFPQKGPRSLGDEIAGGDFDGDMYFISRNPKLLEHYKPSEPWVSSSPPSKIYTGRKPSELSPEMLEEELFRLFLKARFHSSNVIGAAADSWLRIMDQFLTLGDDRVKETAERKSKMVKTMLKAIDIYYDALDAPKNGAKVDLPLDLKFDSFPHYMERKNKKIFKSTSILGLIYDTVVSQNEEEPPPCEIKKLQCFEDELVPEFYMEKCSRWYQEYKTEMSQAMDENNKKESASEVILKYKQVSVVNKNRLLTLLYIKELIGGMYQEFYGAAGFEESKKSLEELYLQALALYNIVYDYAIIKNKVRSCGFVWKVAGPVLCKLYLKKAEEKSIPCSVSVLKELWG, from the exons atggttACTAGTTCTTCCTATCTCATCTGCTCCAACCAAGCTTCTCTGCACTCAGAGATCGCTCTTTCGAGCAGCGTCGAAACCGTTCTGAAGAGAATCTACGGGAAACACAATCACCCTCCGATAAAAGCCGAGACAAGACGGAGACTCTCTTCGATCCCCAATGAAATGGCTTTGGAAACGCTCAGTAAAGTTTTTAATGTGGACTATGTTAAAGGAACCCTTGATGGGTTCATCAAATATCTTCTTGACCAGACCGTTTCTTCTGTTTATGGCTCTCCGCTTCAGTGCTCAGGAGAGTCTCCGGTTCTGTCTCCTAGAACCCCTGGCAAAAAGTGTTGCAGAAAAGCCATTGTCGGAGCAGAGATGTCTCTTCTTGATTATGAAGTTCCTTCTCCCAAGTCTATGAAACTAGAAGTTAATGGAGGTTCTTCTCTACACATTCCTCCTCAGCTCTTAGCTTTGAGTGAGCTTGAGTTTAGGAAGGCCTTTCTGTTGCTTAGTTATATTCCAGGGTATGTATGTTTGGGATGCAAGTTTTTCCGTCAGTGTTtaatctctttttctcttttattaagTCACCTTTTTGatgtgttatttatttattacaggAAACATCTGGGCCAGGTTAATATAACTGCTGAGGAGATCAGACAATGGAAGGATTTGTCTATGGTTGCATATGAAGCAGCGGTTTGGGACCGTTTGGGCCGGCATTCTTGTCCATCAACAGACCGTAGAGtg TCGCTTCAGTGGGATAGCGGGAACACGCATTATTACCAATGCCATGTTTCTCCCGACGGTAGTTACAGATTCAAG GGTCCTCTTATGGAGAACACTGGAACCCACCTGCACAATGTTTTGGGTGATGAGAATGTTCTTACCGTCAAATTCGCTGACGTGCCAGGAGAGGCAACCTATTGTAACGACATATACTCTACCTACAAAGAGATTGCCAAGAAGGGTATCATGCTTGGTTTACGCCGTTATCAGTTTTTTG ttttcaaagatggaggaaaagaagagaagaagaaagatttttCAGGAAAGGGAGTGAAGTGTTACTTTATACGCACGGACTCTACATCTTCTAATGACATGGGAAAACCCTATATCTTCTCTGGGAAGTCCATTCATGAAGCACGTATGCATTTTATGCATGTGCATACATTGCCAACTTTGGCCAAATATATGGCGAG GTTTTCTTTAATCCTGTCAAAGACTAGGAAACTTGAAGTTGACACAAGTAGGATTGCCTTTCAGCAAATTGATGATATACACTGCCAT GATCAAAACAATAATGATGTTCTTGATAAGAACCAGAAACCTTGTATACATTCAGATGGAACTGGCTACATCTCTGAGGACCTTGCTCGGATGTGTCCTACTGATATTTTTAAAGGGAAACATGTCAGAAGCGACAATATGCAG GCAAATACTTATGGCAAAGAGCCG CCTATGCTGATACAGTTTCGGATGTTTCATTATGGATATGCTGTTAAGGGGACTTTCCTCTTGAATAAGAAA CTTCCTCCTCGAACAGTCCAGGTTCGACCTTCTATGGTCAAGGTGTCTGAAGATCCAGCCTTGTATAATTTTAGCACTTTTAACTCTCTGGAAGTTGTTACTACAAG TAATCCACCAAGAAGAACGAAACTATCAAGAAACTTGGTTGCGCTACTGAGCTATGGAGGTGTCCCTGATGAATTCTTTTTGGATATCTTGCGCAGCACGCTAGAAGAATCCAAAACCGTATTTGATAACAAACGTGCTGCCGTTAGAG CTGCTCGTAATTATGGGGATATGGACGAGTATAATGCTTTGCAAATGATCATGTCTGGTATACCACTTGATGAACCACACTTGAAGGATCATCTTTCTATTCTTCTAAACACAGAGAAGAATGATCTCAAAGCAGGAAAGCTTCTTGTTACTGAATCATATTATCTCATGGGCACTGTTGATCCCACCGGAAAGCTCAAGCAAAATGAAGTCTGCGTCATCCT GGAGTCAGGTCAGATTTCAGGGGATGTACTAGTTTACAGGAACCCTGGACTGCATTTTGGAGACATACATGTACTGAAGGCTACATATGTTAAGGCCTTGGAAGAGTATGTTGGAAACTCCAAGTATGGTGTGTTCTTCCCTCAGAAAGGTCCAAGATCTTTGGGGGATGAGATTGCCGGTGGTGACTTTGATGGTGATATGTATTTCATATCCAGAAATCCCAAG CTACTAGAACACTACAAACCAAGTGAACCATGGGTGAGCTCTTCTCCTCCTAGTAAAATCTATACTGGTAGAAAGCCAAGTGAACTCTCACCAGAAATGTTGGAAGAAGAACTTTTCAGATTGTTTTTGAAGGCAAGATTTCATTCCAG CAACGTTATAGGGGCAGCTGCAGATAGCTGGCTAAGGATAATGGACCAATTCCTCACGTTAGGAGATGATAGAGTTAAGGAAACAGCTGAAAGGAAAAGCAAAATGGTGAAGACTATGCTAAAGGCTATTGATATATACTATGATGCTCTTGATGCACCAAAAAACGGGGCTAAGGTCGATCTCCCGTTAGACTTGAAGTTCGACAGTTTTCCACATTACATGGAGcgtaaaaacaagaaaatcttTAAGTCCACTTCTATCCTTGGATTAATCTATGACACTGTGGTATCTCAGAATGAAGAGGAACCCCCTCCATGTG AAATCAAGAAACTccagtgttttgaagatgagcTGGTCCCTGAGTTTTACATGGAGAAATGTAGTCGCTGGTACCAGGAATACAAAACTGAAATGAGCCAGGCGATGGATGAGAATAATAAGAAGGAATCAGCTAGTGAGGTCATCCTGAAATACAAGCAGGTAAGTGTAGTCAACAAGAATCGATTACTAACGCTACTATATATAAAGGAACTCATTGGTGGAATGTATCAGGAGTTCTATGGTGCGGCAGGGTTTGAAGAAAGCAAGAAAAGCCTTGAAGAGCTCTACCTACAAGCATTGGCACTGTACAACATCGTCTACGATTATGCCATTATAAAGAACAAAGTTCGTTCTTGCGGGTTTGTCTGGAAGGTAGCAGGACCGGTCTTGTGCAAATTGTACCTTAAGAAAGCGGAGGAGAAGTCAATCCCTTGTTCAGTTTCTGTGCTCAAAGAGCTTTGGGGTTGA
- the LOC106436049 gene encoding probable RNA-dependent RNA polymerase 5 isoform X2 codes for MVTSSSYLICSNQASLHSEIALSSSVETVLKRIYGKHNHPPIKAETRRRLSSIPNEMALETLSKVFNVDYVKGTLDGFIKYLLDQTVSSVYGSPLQCSGESPVLSPRTPGKKCCRKAIVGAEMSLLDYEVPSPKSMKLEVNGGSSLHIPPQLLALSELEFRKAFLLLSYIPGKHLGQVNITAEEIRQWKDLSMVAYEAAVWDRLGRHSCPSTDRRVSLQWDSGNTHYYQCHVSPDGSYRFKGPLMENTGTHLHNVLGDENVLTVKFADVPGEATYCNDIYSTYKEIAKKGIMLGLRRYQFFVFKDGGKEEKKKDFSGKGVKCYFIRTDSTSSNDMGKPYIFSGKSIHEARMHFMHVHTLPTLAKYMARFSLILSKTRKLEVDTSRIAFQQIDDIHCHDQNNNDVLDKNQKPCIHSDGTGYISEDLARMCPTDIFKGKHVRSDNMQANTYGKEPPMLIQFRMFHYGYAVKGTFLLNKKLPPRTVQVRPSMVKVSEDPALYNFSTFNSLEVVTTSNPPRRTKLSRNLVALLSYGGVPDEFFLDILRSTLEESKTVFDNKRAAVRAARNYGDMDEYNALQMIMSGIPLDEPHLKDHLSILLNTEKNDLKAGKLLVTESYYLMGTVDPTGKLKQNEVCVILESGQISGDVLVYRNPGLHFGDIHVLKATYVKALEEYVGNSKYGVFFPQKGPRSLGDEIAGGDFDGDMYFISRNPKLLEHYKPSEPWVSSSPPSKIYTGRKPSELSPEMLEEELFRLFLKARFHSSNVIGAAADSWLRIMDQFLTLGDDRVKETAERKSKMVKTMLKAIDIYYDALDAPKNGAKVDLPLDLKFDSFPHYMERKNKKIFKSTSILGLIYDTVVSQNEEEPPPCEIKKLQCFEDELVPEFYMEKCSRWYQEYKTEMSQAMDENNKKESASEVILKYKQVSVVNKNRLLTLLYIKELIGGMYQEFYGAAGFEESKKSLEELYLQALALYNIVYDYAIIKNKVRSCGFVWKVAGPVLCKLYLKKAEEKSIPCSVSVLKELWG; via the exons atggttACTAGTTCTTCCTATCTCATCTGCTCCAACCAAGCTTCTCTGCACTCAGAGATCGCTCTTTCGAGCAGCGTCGAAACCGTTCTGAAGAGAATCTACGGGAAACACAATCACCCTCCGATAAAAGCCGAGACAAGACGGAGACTCTCTTCGATCCCCAATGAAATGGCTTTGGAAACGCTCAGTAAAGTTTTTAATGTGGACTATGTTAAAGGAACCCTTGATGGGTTCATCAAATATCTTCTTGACCAGACCGTTTCTTCTGTTTATGGCTCTCCGCTTCAGTGCTCAGGAGAGTCTCCGGTTCTGTCTCCTAGAACCCCTGGCAAAAAGTGTTGCAGAAAAGCCATTGTCGGAGCAGAGATGTCTCTTCTTGATTATGAAGTTCCTTCTCCCAAGTCTATGAAACTAGAAGTTAATGGAGGTTCTTCTCTACACATTCCTCCTCAGCTCTTAGCTTTGAGTGAGCTTGAGTTTAGGAAGGCCTTTCTGTTGCTTAGTTATATTCCAGG gAAACATCTGGGCCAGGTTAATATAACTGCTGAGGAGATCAGACAATGGAAGGATTTGTCTATGGTTGCATATGAAGCAGCGGTTTGGGACCGTTTGGGCCGGCATTCTTGTCCATCAACAGACCGTAGAGtg TCGCTTCAGTGGGATAGCGGGAACACGCATTATTACCAATGCCATGTTTCTCCCGACGGTAGTTACAGATTCAAG GGTCCTCTTATGGAGAACACTGGAACCCACCTGCACAATGTTTTGGGTGATGAGAATGTTCTTACCGTCAAATTCGCTGACGTGCCAGGAGAGGCAACCTATTGTAACGACATATACTCTACCTACAAAGAGATTGCCAAGAAGGGTATCATGCTTGGTTTACGCCGTTATCAGTTTTTTG ttttcaaagatggaggaaaagaagagaagaagaaagatttttCAGGAAAGGGAGTGAAGTGTTACTTTATACGCACGGACTCTACATCTTCTAATGACATGGGAAAACCCTATATCTTCTCTGGGAAGTCCATTCATGAAGCACGTATGCATTTTATGCATGTGCATACATTGCCAACTTTGGCCAAATATATGGCGAG GTTTTCTTTAATCCTGTCAAAGACTAGGAAACTTGAAGTTGACACAAGTAGGATTGCCTTTCAGCAAATTGATGATATACACTGCCAT GATCAAAACAATAATGATGTTCTTGATAAGAACCAGAAACCTTGTATACATTCAGATGGAACTGGCTACATCTCTGAGGACCTTGCTCGGATGTGTCCTACTGATATTTTTAAAGGGAAACATGTCAGAAGCGACAATATGCAG GCAAATACTTATGGCAAAGAGCCG CCTATGCTGATACAGTTTCGGATGTTTCATTATGGATATGCTGTTAAGGGGACTTTCCTCTTGAATAAGAAA CTTCCTCCTCGAACAGTCCAGGTTCGACCTTCTATGGTCAAGGTGTCTGAAGATCCAGCCTTGTATAATTTTAGCACTTTTAACTCTCTGGAAGTTGTTACTACAAG TAATCCACCAAGAAGAACGAAACTATCAAGAAACTTGGTTGCGCTACTGAGCTATGGAGGTGTCCCTGATGAATTCTTTTTGGATATCTTGCGCAGCACGCTAGAAGAATCCAAAACCGTATTTGATAACAAACGTGCTGCCGTTAGAG CTGCTCGTAATTATGGGGATATGGACGAGTATAATGCTTTGCAAATGATCATGTCTGGTATACCACTTGATGAACCACACTTGAAGGATCATCTTTCTATTCTTCTAAACACAGAGAAGAATGATCTCAAAGCAGGAAAGCTTCTTGTTACTGAATCATATTATCTCATGGGCACTGTTGATCCCACCGGAAAGCTCAAGCAAAATGAAGTCTGCGTCATCCT GGAGTCAGGTCAGATTTCAGGGGATGTACTAGTTTACAGGAACCCTGGACTGCATTTTGGAGACATACATGTACTGAAGGCTACATATGTTAAGGCCTTGGAAGAGTATGTTGGAAACTCCAAGTATGGTGTGTTCTTCCCTCAGAAAGGTCCAAGATCTTTGGGGGATGAGATTGCCGGTGGTGACTTTGATGGTGATATGTATTTCATATCCAGAAATCCCAAG CTACTAGAACACTACAAACCAAGTGAACCATGGGTGAGCTCTTCTCCTCCTAGTAAAATCTATACTGGTAGAAAGCCAAGTGAACTCTCACCAGAAATGTTGGAAGAAGAACTTTTCAGATTGTTTTTGAAGGCAAGATTTCATTCCAG CAACGTTATAGGGGCAGCTGCAGATAGCTGGCTAAGGATAATGGACCAATTCCTCACGTTAGGAGATGATAGAGTTAAGGAAACAGCTGAAAGGAAAAGCAAAATGGTGAAGACTATGCTAAAGGCTATTGATATATACTATGATGCTCTTGATGCACCAAAAAACGGGGCTAAGGTCGATCTCCCGTTAGACTTGAAGTTCGACAGTTTTCCACATTACATGGAGcgtaaaaacaagaaaatcttTAAGTCCACTTCTATCCTTGGATTAATCTATGACACTGTGGTATCTCAGAATGAAGAGGAACCCCCTCCATGTG AAATCAAGAAACTccagtgttttgaagatgagcTGGTCCCTGAGTTTTACATGGAGAAATGTAGTCGCTGGTACCAGGAATACAAAACTGAAATGAGCCAGGCGATGGATGAGAATAATAAGAAGGAATCAGCTAGTGAGGTCATCCTGAAATACAAGCAGGTAAGTGTAGTCAACAAGAATCGATTACTAACGCTACTATATATAAAGGAACTCATTGGTGGAATGTATCAGGAGTTCTATGGTGCGGCAGGGTTTGAAGAAAGCAAGAAAAGCCTTGAAGAGCTCTACCTACAAGCATTGGCACTGTACAACATCGTCTACGATTATGCCATTATAAAGAACAAAGTTCGTTCTTGCGGGTTTGTCTGGAAGGTAGCAGGACCGGTCTTGTGCAAATTGTACCTTAAGAAAGCGGAGGAGAAGTCAATCCCTTGTTCAGTTTCTGTGCTCAAAGAGCTTTGGGGTTGA